The Rhodamnia argentea isolate NSW1041297 chromosome 10, ASM2092103v1, whole genome shotgun sequence sequence AACATTCCGCAGATGGCCAGACTTGGACCCTCTTGTGAAATTCAAAACCTTTGAGTGACCTCTTACCCAGAAACATTCCGCAGATGGCCAGACTTGGACCCTCTTGTGAAATTCAAAACCTCTGAGTGAGCTCTTACCCAGAAACAGTCAGCTCTTTCTTCGGGAAATTTCTAAGCTCAGAGAAGTCCTGTTCTAATCATTTCCGGGGTTCACCTGTTTGTGCTTTCTGGTTTCGCGGGTCTCGGCAGTTCATAGTCTGAGAAAcattaaaaagtaaatgaaaaagaaaggggcaagaagaaaaatttgttcaaaaaagaaaacgactccgctggggatcgAACCCAGAATCTCTGGTTCCGTAGACCAGCGCCTTATCCATTGGGCCACGGAGTCATGTCTGCTCCTGTCACCCGTCATTAAAATTAATACTTTAGTTATGGATTTTATCATTAGCTTCTCAACAGACGTAATTGCATGCCCTAATAAACCCTAATGTACGCTACGCTCCCAATGAAAATCCCAATTTCTCAGCTTATACAtatgaaggaaggagaaggggaaaaaaagcgATCTGATATCAAATTTTTAACAACCTTAAGTTTCCATGAAGCTGTCTTCCTCTTGTGCCGGTTGTTAAAAAGCAGGAAAGCAAAAGGAAGAAGCTTGCAACCCAGAGTACACGCCCCTTTACCCAAGTCAAGTCTCGAGAAATGAAGAATATCGTGCCTGTTGTATCAGCAAAGTAAGGGAATATGATCGCAACACGTTTTGGTTTTCTAGATTCATCTGAGGTTGTGCCCTCTCAGTAATCTTTTTCTTGAAAACCCAACGTTTTATGAACGAGGTCAGAAAATCTACAGGGTCGATTTCTGTTATCTTCACTAAAGTAACCTTATGATCACGATACGCAATTCATACCCGAACCGGAAAATgcgagaagagagaaaaacaaaatcttAAGAGAGATGCAAAAGACTCTGTGAATGTCAACAAAGAAATAAAGAGCGAAAAAGATAaagcctctctccctctccctctcctctagTTCAGATGCCAAACATGGAGGAGGATTGCGCTTTAGTAATAAGAGTATCAACTGTGAAGGCTCTGATTAAGTTCGCGATTGTTTAAAACATGTCAAACCAAGACTGATCACTTTGTTGGAGCTATAAACAAGTTTGTGTAATTTCTTCCCCAGCAACTGGAAAGCTTGCAATAGTACGTCAAATTACATTAAGGAAGTAACAATAACACATGGAAAAACTCTCTGTGGATGATCATGAAATCAACTCATGCTGATAATAAGCAATAAAAGGAAGTTTCTGGTCATTTTCTTCCGTCTGGGTGGATCTAGCTCCCCTTTGGTTTTGTTTCAGGGAAGATTAAACGGTGAAAACTCGAAACTCATCGCAAAACTTTTTTCCCTCAAACACATACCTCGGATACTTTTTCGAACATCGCAAAAGAAAATACACGAACAAAAAGTGAAGAAGTTTGTAGATTCATGAAATGGAAGACAAGAATTGACAAAGAATAGAAGTGTACATACAGAACATTGTTTATACACGTGGGAGGCGCAATTGAGATACAAGGTCGACTTCCATATACACACACATGTAAGTTTCTATAACAAGGCCCTCTATGCACAGTAAAAACCAGGCATGGTTTCTGGATCATATACATCACACAACACCAAAAACCACGTATGGTTTTAACTTTTAGCTTTGAAACATATATGTTAAACTGTTATATATAGAGCAGCTCCAGGCGATCATTGGACCATGGAGATCACgaggtctctccctctctctctctctctctctcagatcaAAATAGCCCAGATAGCTCATAGTCGTATATGCTGACCTCGGGCTCCAACTGAGCCAGACCGTTGCAGAATGGAGCAGCTGGCAGCATCTCCATATCCAGGAGCCACGACTCGAGATCCTCGCACGAAAAGCTTGGGCTTTTGGAATAGACAGATGCTCCGCTGGGCGAGAGCGAATAAAACATGGGGTCGCTGTTCGAGGTCGAGTGCTCCAAAGTCATCAGCTCCTCCTCGAAAGAGTGAGTTTCATCAAAGACTTGGCGGTTCGAGACACCATCCGAGGAGGACATGGGCGAGGATGTATGGTTGGATATGTACTGGTCCGAGGAGTCATCTCCTccatgacgacgacgacgatgatgatcCTCTATCTCTGGGGCTGCGATCGCTTTCTTCGAAGATTCGtgacggagaagaagatgatcatcATCATGCTCACTTGTTGTTGTGCCATTCCCAGTGAGCTCTTGGACAAGCTTCTTGAAGCAGGAGGTATCCGTGATGTAGACTCGGGGTCTCAGGACTTTGATCAAGCTGTTGAACCGTTGCTGCCGCTgccgctgctgctgttgctgctgttgtTGATGCTTCTTTTGGTGCTTGGATATTTTGAGGGAGGCTTGGTTTAGGGTTACCATCTTCTTCCCCATAGGAACTTGATATAGGAGGAGGGAAGGGCAAAAAAGCTTAGGGATCACCTCCTCGGCCTTGCTTTTTAGCGGAGGATCCAAGGATGTTTATATACAGGAGCTGTTAATATGCTATGAACACATGAGGTTGTTAGTGGAAACACAAGAACATGCCACGGCTGAAATGGTGTGGAGATGATTGAAAGTGACGTTGATTATAAAACCCGGTTTTATAGATTGGGAGTCCGTTTCCACGCACGTCATGAATAAGATAGAATATAGGTAAAGTGTTGATCCAGATGCAACGAAATTATACCGCGCATATCAGCAAGTGATGAGCAAGATACGAAGAAATTATTATCAGTTTACAAAACAATGCATCTACCTTGAAAATAATAGTATAATAAATTATTTGTTCATTAAAATAGAGATACGATTATGTGGCCGTCATCAATCTACCGTCAGATTAGCAACATGTTCCGAAccacagaaaataaatgaaaatagttAGAAATTATTGTAGGATCCactccttcaagaatttgtggcttgCTCTTACTGTCATCCAAAGACTGCTATGCTAGCAAGTTTCATTTAAATACTCGCTAGCAATTTGTCATGAGACTGCTTGACATATCAAAccatgaacttttcaaagaCTATTTTACCAGCAAAACCTATTTAAATACCCGCTACCAATTTGTCGTGATATTGCTTGATATATCAAACTGTGAATTGTATCTCCAACATCGCTCAATTTCAAAATTGAGCATTCAGACAAGCGAGATACCGAGAAATTATTATGACCGCCATAATTCAAGTTATTTTGCCAATGTTAGTTCGGTAAATAATGCTTCCAAAGCTAAGTATTTAGAGAAGTCAGACCTAGACACAATAGTTGTTGGCTCGTCTAAATGCCTAACATGAAATTTATTGCGTGGCCCAGTAAAACAATAATCCCCGTATAGGTCCCAATAAATTTTGAGCACTATTTAAGGAGGAGTAGATGCTGAGGTTTGGCTTTAGCGTGGAAGATGTGTGCACCTGCTTTGATTGTTGACGCCCGGAGGTCAATTCTTGAGGCTGGTCAGGCACGAGTTAACCAGCAATTGAATAatgtggccaatttttgaatttATCAGGAGGCGAGGCTGGGTCGCATTTTTGCGAATAGAATAAAGAAAGGGTTTATAATGCAGGAAGCGGAAGGGCATTCGGGGCACGCAGCTTTACTATTTCAACAACTTTGTCTTCTTCTGTTCGATTCCTTGCTGTTACATCCATGTAAGCCTCCTCATCCTTGCCTACGGTATGGCATGGAGAGACGGTTTCGGAAATGAAGAGCTAAAGAAGAAATTTAACTTGAAGCCGGAGAGTTGGGCTATGCATAAACCTATTGATTGTTTGTCGATTGATATGTATTTAAAAGAATCAACGACGATAAGCTTCGTTACTTTCTATCACTACCATTGTCTCCGTAGTTGTTCATGTTCTATCGTTTTTCACTAGACAAGAAAACCCATTTTTAGATAGGTCAATCTGAACTCATGAAATACCATGTTAACTTCATAATCCAATTAAGATGCGAATCAAAGCTCTAAATAAATGGTTCGTACATGAAATCTATCACCATAATCTAATCTAACGAATCATGACGTGTGTTTAATttagatttgatttgattaCACAATCAAAGATAAGAGCAAGAGACCATAGGTCGTCAAATATGgctcgattttctttttcggtcCAGTGGAGACTTGACCAGCACAGGACTCTTGCAAACATCATGCCCACCCCATTTGACAGAAAATTGGAGAGTTCGGAGCAGCGGAGAGATCCGTTTCAAGTTCTCTCTCAAACCGACGAGCCCCTCCAACAACGGCCCCCCACAAAGCCGCCGGCTTCAATTCACGTCCCCTCCCCTCACCCGTGCAGATAGTCGTCAGTGACATACAAGTCAGGTCTCAAAAGGGACAGGCGACGGGATGAATACTTAAATGGCAAAGCAATAGCGACTTGCCCCGTTTTTTTGGCGCCTCCCTAGTCCCTCCTAAGCTAAACAAACGAAGCTCGTCGGATTCGTTGTGTAAGCTAATGTCGTGATATACATCGCTGtctgagaagagaaaaatagagaCATCCCATCGAAATCATTCCTGTGTGAAAGAGCTATTATACTATGTAGCCCACCATATACATAAGTATATACGTACTCTCTTTCCTACATCACATCAAGATCCACGATCTTGGCTTTGGCTGTCTTAAATGCCGTTGGCACTCCCCTCATCAATTATTATAGAAAGCCAGCCCCAGCCCCCTTCCATGGTACAGCCAACCGCGTAGTGTAAAATCTGCTGAAACCTGAAATGCACGTCATTTTCAATTCCCGGTGGCGAGCTTAACCCATTATCTAATAATCCTTAATTAAGGTAACCTCAGCAGGTGTTGCAGCTTTGGACGTGGAATGAATGTGGAGCCCCGCACAGAAAGCTGCGTGATTACTATTTTAGTAGCCCTTTTGGCTGCAGATGAAGAGGACAAACGCGGACAAGGGCGTATGATTGTATGGAATTACATGAACTGGCGTCGACTCTTATTAGCAAAGGGCGATCCAAGAACGTGTGGGTACGAAAAAGGACCAAGAGGCAGAAAGGGAATGAACCAGAAGAGTTTATATTACGAAGAAAGGATCGATACAGCCATACTCAATAGTATATCAGCCCTGTGTCTCGGAAAAAATCCAATTAACAAGGGTTGATTGACCCGCTTTAGAAGCTATGGCTGCAACCTGTAGAAAGATGTTGGCTCAGCAGCCATTATACCAGTTGAATTTGACAAATAGTTCATCCTGGACTATGGACAATCTAACCAAAGAATTTCACGAACCTCATGTGCATTTACATTGATGGCCGACACTAGGACTAGCACTATTACAATCCTTCTCCAACATCTCAAATGCAACTTCAACCAAAACAGACAACGGGGTATGCTCTTATATGCTCGTTTTCACGGTTACCAAGCCACAGAAGCATTCTCGGTCAAAGATGACCCCACTTGAAGCATAAGGGGATACACAGGACTGAACTCCTTGTCCCCTCTTGCCCTAACTTTCGCAGCATAATCATCCAAAGTCGCTTTCACGCCTTTCCAGATCTGATCCTCTCCTTGTGAATCCATCCACAAAGAGTACTGCAATGGCGTGAGCTTGTTTCTTTGCATCGGGGACTGCAGGTCCTCCGGACCTCGGGTGTAGAGATGGTGAAGTATAACACTGACCGGGAGATCCTGAAGAAGAGGAGATGCTCCCAGCTGAGATGTTTCCAAGAATATGAGAGGCCGAAATGCTCGAAGGGCTCGGTACGGTGCACCTAGTTGTTCCACCTTCAACAAGTTTTGGCTTACCGACAGCTCCAGCTCGGCCATGTCTCTAGCCAATCTCAGCCTCCCTGATTCTGATAGAGGCCTCACAAGAGCAGCATGTCtgatgaaaaaaatcaaaacccgtGAAGCCATGTTTCTAACGAGCCGAGTGCATATCATTTCTGTCCCCCCAGTTGTTGTGTTAGCTGGAGGCAACATCCTGACTAGAAACTCAGTACGGAAGTGAAGAATGCACTTCTGCAATTCCTCCATGTAGGGTGATACATTACTGTCCATAGCAGCATCCATCCCAAGCACACCAAAGTTCTGGTCATGAATTTGCAGTATGCAAGACTCCAGTCGATCCAGCATAGCTTGAAATAAGGATGTCACCGCATCACATGCAACCTCATATATTGCACCCAGCGCAGGAGAAAGCTCGTCGGCAGCGACAGGTGGGAATCCCCGGATCATAAATGATATGCGGGTGTGAATTTCTTGCAAATGCTGACATATGGTGAAGTTCTTCAACTGGGCTGGTGTGGCAGGACCCATCACTTGACGTGCTTCAGGGCCAGTAGATATCTGCATTATAAAAGTTGCCCTCCACCTTTCAGAATTATGTTGTACAAATATCATAAGGTCACTTCATTTTAACCAAGATGTCACAAATTCGAATCATGGAAACTATCACTACAGTATGTGGGTAAGGCTACGTGAATTCAATTGTCTCCCCTGTATCTAccagaatatatttttttctctagcCATCACAATTAGGATCTTGTGTTCTCCCTTTATCCTGAAAAATTAATCGATGACGAAACTTACTGCTAGAATCACACAAACACAGGTATCCCAGTAATAAATATTCACCTAAAAAACACCTCAACTGGCCTATGTAATTCATTATGAAAAACAGATCTTTATCTATGCATTCTAGCATATAGATGAAGCTGCTAAACATTTCAAGCGATTGACCCTTGTTTCAACTACAAGATTGAGATGGCTACCATGTCGGATCATTTAATACACAAGGTTTGTTTAATAGTGTACTAAGCAGGATCAGTTAGGTTGCCAGACTATCGTTCTTAAGTCCATATTGTCAACTGGAATTCGATCTATAAACCACTCGCAAGAATCTCGGAGCAAGCATTGTCATACAGAACCACAGACGGCTTTTGAAACTTTTACATTGTCATGGTGGAATTCATGTTCCAAGGCAAATATTCTTTAAGATTATTAGCAACGGGTAGTGTGCTCCTCAAACTCACAAGACTTCACATTAGAATGGCTAACAGGTGAAATTCCGGACTGACTTTGGCATGGAGATAAACCACTTCCCATAAAGCAACATTTTGTTCTCGCAAATTATGAGAAgataactttttcaaaaaagtacCCTTACAAGGCACAAAAGAACCTATATCGCATTTccaacacaatcaatcaatccatgATGGTCAAAAGACTTGATCATTTACAAAAACTAGCAAGGTTTCAATAGACAAACCATCCAGCTTCAAATCTATATAAGCCCGTAAGGCATTCCCATACTATGAAAGATCTACTATTCACCTCTTCCCATGCTATTACTAATCACATCATCCAAAAGGATGGCAGAATTATCTCTTTTCCCCTTGTCTGTAGAAAAATAAGCAACATCTCTGGATGCATGCATCTGTTTGGAAATTGATTCGCTGTAAAACCAGGTAACATGATCGCAGCAATAGCCAACACCTCCCTCCAAGCAAAATTCTTCTTCTACGATTGACTAGTTTTGATAGAAAAGCAATTAAGTTGCCACTTCCTACCTGCTGAAGTCTATCGTTTATGAAGCTGTTGAGCCTCAAATTCCCTCTAACCAAGCTCCCCTTTCCGGATTTCCTTCAGTGCCTATTCTCAATGTTAatccccacccccaccccaacCCAACCCCacgtgaagaaaaaaaaaattaaaaaggagaaaCCAATGCCACCAGtaagagaaaagaataaaatcactGAACCACAATCCACTTAACATTTATTCTCCTGCCTAAAGGCAAGCTAAGCTTCCCACATATGCTCTAGAGACATTTCAACCTAACAAATggattgaacaaataaaatctAGAGGATCATgcaaaagaacagagaaatctACTGTAGTGCAATATAATGTCTAGTAAATTACCTGGTTCTCAGCTCGTGCTGCCAGCTGGCGCAACGCCTTACCAATTTCATGCAAGACAAGCAGAGTTAAACGCCCGTTCAACTGGACAGCTTCAATCTCTTCCTGTATGCGTGAAACTATTCTTGAAATATGCTCTTTGGAGGGAAGACTTCCACGAGTGGACACAGGGAATACATTGTTGACAAGATCTGTAAGATGTTTAAAGCATTGAACCAAGTATTGAGTCTGGAATATTTCTATTGCTGAAACCATTTGATCTTTTACTTCAGGAGTGATAGCTGGCAATACGCCCTTAACATCGGTGTCGCGTGAAATCCGTTCTACAAGATTCTCAACCATGGAAAGCATCTTTGGGTATCCCACTGTAAATATATCTTTAACAAAACTTGATCCAGTGAAAGCAGATTTCATTTGGCTTGCAAAGGCCTTAACAAGTGCCTCCCAGACACGGTCTGATAACATTGCATCACCGTCCTAAGCAAATAAAATAACATTAGCAAGGGTATACAGCCTAAGTGAGAGACAAAAGAGGAAATCACAAATTATCTGAAAGTCAAAACATACTCTTcccccgccaaaaaaaaaaaaagtgatcagAAATAGATGGAGAGTAAAATGCTTTTCTCGATTTTTGGTTTGAAAGTAATGTTCGGAGAAccgaattgcaaataaaattggATAATTCTGGCGTAGCAAGACGAGAATCAAAATGGCATTGTGTTCAAAGTATGAGAACTGCATAGACTAAGAGTCAGAGCTAGCATATTTCCTCAGGTCTTAAGAAACTAAACTATTTATCTACAAGCAGGCAGCCAGAGAGATCATTTCCTTAAGCAAACTAGACAACTGACATTATGCACCAGAACAAGAAGGCAAGTGATGCAAAAATCATTTTGTAACTTGTTCCACACAGATGAATCACTGCACCAAATCTCCCCACCAGCCACTATGCAACGCTTCAGCTGACCAAAGTATGGTCTCCAAAGTCTTATAACAGAACAGAGAACATCAAGGAGCATCCAAATACAAACTACATCGATCAACCCACAAATCCTAACACACTAACCTGAATAACATCGTCAAGCAGCAATACATGCGTGAACGGATCCCTCTTCTTCGACAACACCCGCTGCAAGTGCCAAACCGCAACCACTACCGAGTGCAATTGCTCCATACACTCCTCCATCCTCTTCCAAAGGGCATCCCTCGCCTTCCCTCCCCCTCCAATCTGTGGTGTCCCGCTCCCTCTAATCCCTCCCGGACCATACCCACTGCCTCCTCCGCTGGTCGATATGGCCTTCATATCCAATGCGGCATTAACACTCTTCACTCCCATTCCCTTATACTTATTCACCAACTGAGCCACAGTGGCCTTCAACTCACCTAGATTGTAAAACACCTGCAATCCAGTACCAACCTCCGCCTGGTTCAACCCTTCCATGCCTCTCTCCAGCACTTTCATGGCCTCGCTCCTAATCTTATCCCCAACCTCGCGGATCCACTTCAACTCTTCGTCAACCACATCGATGCCCGACAGATCGTACTCGTTGCATAACCGGAGAATGTCGCAGTGGAGCTGCGCGGCCTTGCCGAGGTCGAGCTTGTCCGGATCCGCCGAATCCGATTCGCGGAGCTTTTTGGACAAGCGGAGGAACCGGATGGTATGCTGCAAGAGATCGGTGGATCGGTGGAGGTTGGAGAGCTGGAGAGTCTTGGAGTTGATGGAGGAGAGAGGTTCGGAGAGCTCGGATCGGACGCGGCGGAGGGCGGACTGGAGGGAGGAGACGGAGGAGCGGACGGAGGCGAGGGACAGGTCGGCGGACTGAAGGGAGGAGAGCTGGgagaggaggtggtggtggcgggaGAGGACCTCGGAGCGGAGCTGGGACTCGAGGAGGCGGATGGCGGAGTGGAGCTTCTCGGCGGTGGAGGCAGGTGAGCCGGAGGAGAGGGCCGCTGAGGAGAAGGTGGTGGAGGAAAAGGACGAGGAAAGGAAGGGAGAAAGGATCGGGTCGTCGGCGAAGGAGTCAAGGGGGGATGAGGACGAcacggcggcggaggcggcagGAGGGGTGGGGGATTTCAAGGTGGAGGAAAGGCGGTTGAGAGGGGAGGACGGCGACGGGGAAGGAGACAGCGGCGATCTCTGGCGTGCTGCCGGAGAAGCCATATTTTCTCCGCGTTGATTTTCGCGTTTGCGGAGCTTTTGTTCAGTCAGAGAGTTGCCatcctcgtcttcttcgtccTAAGTGAGAATTAAGGTCTTTTTCAGTTGCAGACTTACGTTTTGCAGGCGTCGGTTACGTGGGCTTCACCGGCCCAATTGAA is a genomic window containing:
- the LOC115731324 gene encoding conserved oligomeric Golgi complex subunit 5, translated to MASPAARQRSPLSPSPSPSSPLNRLSSTLKSPTPPAASAAVSSSSPLDSFADDPILSPFLSSSFSSTTFSSAALSSGSPASTAEKLHSAIRLLESQLRSEVLSRHHHLLSQLSSLQSADLSLASVRSSVSSLQSALRRVRSELSEPLSSINSKTLQLSNLHRSTDLLQHTIRFLRLSKKLRESDSADPDKLDLGKAAQLHCDILRLCNEYDLSGIDVVDEELKWIREVGDKIRSEAMKVLERGMEGLNQAEVGTGLQVFYNLGELKATVAQLVNKYKGMGVKSVNAALDMKAISTSGGGSGYGPGGIRGSGTPQIGGGGKARDALWKRMEECMEQLHSVVVAVWHLQRVLSKKRDPFTHVLLLDDVIQDGDAMLSDRVWEALVKAFASQMKSAFTGSSFVKDIFTVGYPKMLSMVENLVERISRDTDVKGVLPAITPEVKDQMVSAIEIFQTQYLVQCFKHLTDLVNNVFPVSTRGSLPSKEHISRIVSRIQEEIEAVQLNGRLTLLVLHEIGKALRQLAARAENQISTGPEARQVMGPATPAQLKNFTICQHLQEIHTRISFMIRGFPPVAADELSPALGAIYEVACDAVTSLFQAMLDRLESCILQIHDQNFGVLGMDAAMDSNVSPYMEELQKCILHFRTEFLVRMLPPANTTTGGTEMICTRLVRNMASRVLIFFIRHAALVRPLSESGRLRLARDMAELELSVSQNLLKVEQLGAPYRALRAFRPLIFLETSQLGASPLLQDLPVSVILHHLYTRGPEDLQSPMQRNKLTPLQYSLWMDSQGEDQIWKGVKATLDDYAAKVRARGDKEFSPVYPLMLQVGSSLTENASVAW